One genomic window of Deltaproteobacteria bacterium includes the following:
- a CDS encoding radical SAM protein, whose translation MAVLQHFKTGIALTRSIAHYRGHATPRPISASFAVTNRCNLSCSYCNFPNLDPSQLSLEQIRQLFSNLAQMGVARLGLVGGEPLLRADLPAIAAEAKSHGFFVSLNTNLTLLERFPERMPDVDLVFTSLDGMPETHRQARGKKSFDGVLEGIQELRGKKLPVVAITVLTAQATEDIDALIRLATQNDFKLHFQPQCTDTDIVKGKLGEMYNTKRESHIWQKILDAKGQGAPIASSSAYLRHMSNWDNFAMASIMNPESRCAAGYGFLFIDPQGLAYPCAYTKGKAKGIDLLTQNWQEQFTGKTPCTECAVGPMVEFNLLYKQPLASAYNMITSYGIGT comes from the coding sequence ATGGCCGTCTTGCAACATTTTAAAACGGGAATCGCACTTACCCGCAGCATCGCGCATTACCGCGGACACGCTACTCCTCGCCCAATTTCAGCGAGCTTTGCCGTCACCAACAGGTGCAATCTTTCGTGCTCATACTGCAACTTTCCAAATCTAGACCCCAGCCAGTTATCTCTTGAGCAGATACGTCAGCTTTTTTCTAACTTGGCTCAAATGGGTGTGGCAAGGCTTGGCTTGGTTGGCGGAGAACCGCTGCTAAGAGCAGACTTACCTGCAATTGCCGCCGAGGCGAAGTCACATGGATTCTTCGTCTCGCTCAATACCAACCTGACGCTTCTAGAACGCTTCCCAGAAAGAATGCCCGATGTGGATCTCGTATTCACAAGCCTCGACGGTATGCCCGAGACCCATCGTCAAGCTCGGGGAAAGAAGTCATTCGACGGTGTATTGGAAGGCATTCAAGAGCTACGTGGCAAAAAATTACCCGTGGTTGCGATTACCGTACTCACCGCACAAGCCACGGAAGATATCGACGCACTCATTAGGCTCGCGACTCAGAATGACTTCAAGCTTCATTTCCAACCCCAGTGTACCGATACTGATATTGTTAAAGGCAAACTAGGAGAAATGTACAACACCAAACGTGAGAGTCATATTTGGCAGAAGATCCTTGACGCCAAAGGCCAAGGTGCGCCCATTGCAAGCAGCTCTGCCTATCTAAGGCACATGTCAAATTGGGACAACTTCGCTATGGCATCAATCATGAATCCAGAGTCAAGATGCGCTGCTGGTTACGGTTTTTTATTCATCGACCCGCAAGGCTTGGCTTACCCATGTGCTTATACGAAAGGTAAAGCAAAAGGCATCGACCTACTCACTCAGAATTGGCAAGAACAGTTCACCGGTAAAACCCCATGCACTGAATGCGCTGTGGGCCCGATGGTAGAATTCAACCTGCTCTACAAGCAGCCTCTGGCCTCTGCCTACAACATGATTACCTCCTACGGGATTGGCACCTAA